One segment of Mycolicibacterium baixiangningiae DNA contains the following:
- a CDS encoding tyrosine-protein phosphatase, which produces MASAGGELSGAWNFRDVSEQTGIAPGRFFRASELSRLDDDGRAALTGFGVTDVADLRTLRELERHGPGLVPAGVAIHHLPFIETVASDGEAPHEYAFQRMMTEKPDDESVSAAAARYMTEEYTRIASAPLAQRAVHRVVTLLGSERQVLAHCFAGKDRTGFTIAVVLEAAGVDRDAIMADYLRSNDAVPQLRESILATVRERAAEAPEVLELAEARLTESVLGVREEYLDAARRTIVDEFGSVDGYLTAARVTPDELTRLRSALRG; this is translated from the coding sequence GTGGCGTCAGCCGGTGGAGAACTGTCCGGGGCGTGGAACTTTCGCGATGTCTCGGAGCAGACCGGTATCGCCCCCGGCCGGTTCTTCCGGGCCAGTGAGCTGTCCCGGCTCGACGACGACGGCCGCGCCGCACTGACCGGGTTCGGCGTCACCGACGTCGCCGATCTGCGCACGCTGCGCGAACTCGAGCGGCACGGACCCGGGCTGGTGCCCGCCGGCGTGGCGATCCACCATCTGCCGTTCATCGAGACCGTCGCCTCGGACGGGGAAGCCCCGCACGAGTACGCGTTCCAGCGGATGATGACGGAGAAACCCGACGACGAGTCGGTCAGCGCCGCCGCCGCGCGGTACATGACCGAGGAGTACACCCGCATCGCGAGCGCCCCGCTGGCGCAGCGCGCCGTGCACCGGGTGGTGACGCTGCTGGGGTCGGAGCGTCAGGTGCTGGCACACTGCTTCGCGGGCAAGGACCGCACCGGTTTCACGATCGCGGTCGTGCTGGAGGCCGCCGGGGTGGACCGCGACGCAATCATGGCCGACTATCTGCGCAGCAACGACGCCGTACCGCAGCTTCGGGAGAGCATCCTGGCCACCGTGCGTGAACGGGCCGCGGAGGCGCCGGAGGTGTTGGAGCTGGCCGAAGCGCGGTTGACGGAGTCGGTGCTCGGTGTGCGCGAGGAGTATCTCGACGCGGCACGCCGCACCATCGTCGACGAGTTCGGCTCGGTCGACGGGTATCTGACCGCCGCGCGTGTCACGCCCGACGAGCTGACCCGCCTGCGGTCCGCCCTGCGCGGCTGA
- the pntB gene encoding Re/Si-specific NAD(P)(+) transhydrogenase subunit beta, whose protein sequence is MFTVETAATSAYVVAGLLFILALAGLSKHETSKAGNTFGMAGMAVALVATVALALDHDIEPLGVGLLVGAMAIGAAIGLWRARVVEMTGMPELIALLHSFVGLAAVLVGWNGYLHVEGQPDGAEAAHLAGEGMLGIHSAEVFVGVFIGAVTFTGSIVANLKLSARIKSAPLMLPGKNILNIGALVLFAVFTVWFVIDPQLWLLIVVTVLALLLGWHLVASIGGGDMPVVVSMLNSYSGWAAAASGFLLSNDLLIITGALVGSSGAYLSYIMCKAMNRSFISVIAGGFGIEAGPAEDKDYGEHREITAEGAAELLGSADTVIITPGYGMAVAQAQYGVADLTRKLRERGVDVRFGIHPVAGRLPGHMNVLLAEAKVPYDIVLEMDEINDDFDDTAVVLVIGANDTVNPAASEDPGSPIAGMPVLTVWNADNVIVFKRSMASGYAGVQNPLFFRENTQMLFGDARDRVNDILAAL, encoded by the coding sequence ATGTTCACGGTAGAGACTGCCGCAACATCCGCATACGTCGTCGCCGGCCTGCTGTTCATCCTGGCGCTGGCCGGATTGTCCAAGCACGAAACCTCGAAGGCGGGCAACACCTTCGGCATGGCCGGCATGGCGGTGGCGCTGGTCGCGACCGTCGCGCTGGCGCTGGACCACGACATCGAGCCGCTCGGCGTGGGGCTGCTGGTCGGCGCCATGGCCATCGGCGCGGCGATCGGTCTGTGGCGGGCGCGCGTGGTCGAGATGACCGGTATGCCCGAGCTGATCGCGCTGCTGCACAGCTTCGTCGGTCTGGCCGCGGTCCTGGTGGGCTGGAACGGCTACCTGCATGTCGAGGGCCAGCCCGACGGCGCCGAGGCCGCGCATCTGGCCGGCGAGGGCATGCTCGGCATCCATTCCGCCGAGGTGTTCGTCGGCGTCTTCATCGGCGCGGTGACCTTCACCGGCTCGATCGTGGCCAACCTGAAGCTCTCGGCGCGGATCAAGTCCGCACCGCTGATGCTGCCCGGCAAGAACATCCTCAACATCGGCGCACTGGTGCTGTTCGCGGTGTTCACGGTGTGGTTCGTCATCGACCCGCAGCTGTGGCTGCTCATCGTGGTCACGGTGCTGGCACTGCTGCTGGGCTGGCACCTGGTCGCCTCCATCGGCGGCGGCGACATGCCCGTCGTCGTCTCGATGCTCAACAGCTACTCCGGGTGGGCCGCCGCCGCGTCCGGCTTCCTGCTGAGCAACGACCTGTTGATCATCACCGGCGCGCTGGTGGGCTCTTCCGGTGCCTACCTGTCCTACATCATGTGCAAGGCGATGAACCGGTCGTTCATCTCCGTCATCGCCGGCGGGTTCGGTATCGAGGCGGGCCCGGCCGAGGACAAGGACTACGGCGAACACCGCGAGATCACCGCCGAAGGCGCCGCCGAACTACTCGGGTCCGCCGACACGGTGATCATCACCCCGGGCTACGGCATGGCGGTGGCCCAGGCCCAGTACGGCGTCGCCGACCTGACGCGCAAACTGCGCGAACGCGGCGTCGACGTGCGGTTCGGCATCCACCCCGTCGCGGGCCGGCTCCCCGGGCACATGAACGTGTTGCTGGCCGAGGCCAAGGTGCCCTACGACATCGTGCTCGAGATGGACGAGATCAACGACGACTTCGACGACACCGCAGTTGTTCTCGTCATCGGCGCCAACGACACAGTCAACCCCGCCGCCTCCGAGGATCCGGGCAGCCCGATCGCCGGGATGCCCGTGCTGACGGTGTGGAACGCCGACAACGTCATCGTGTTCAAACGGTCCATGGCCTCGGGCTACGCCGGCGTGCAGAACCCGTTGTTCTTCCGGGAGAACACCCAGATGCTGTTCGGAGACGCGCGCGACCGGGTGAACGACATCCTCGCAGCGCTGTAG
- a CDS encoding acyl-CoA dehydrogenase family protein: protein MDFAMSAKAQDYHQRLTDFMVEYVFPAEADYHRYREEAGPKDHTVPPVVEDLKKLAKERGLWNLFLPSLSGLSNLEYAQLAELSGWSMEIAPEVINCAAPDTGNMETLHLFATQEQRAQWLEPLLNGDIRSAFAMTEPAVASSDARNIETTMLRDGSDYVINGRKWWITGAADPRCKLLIVMGRTNPDAASHQQQSMILVPADTPGIDIQRSLPVFGWQDQHGHCEIVFDNVRVPVENLLHEEGSGFAIAQARLGPGRIHHCMRALGAAERALALMVDRVQKRVAFGKPLAEQGVVREAIAKSRNEIDQARLLCHKAAWTIDQQGNKAAHVLVSQIKAVAPQVACDVIDRAIQVHGGAGVSDDFPLARLYAWHRAMRLFDGPDEVHMRTIARAELGREKSPFVAAVTR from the coding sequence ATGGACTTCGCGATGTCGGCAAAGGCGCAGGACTACCACCAGCGACTCACCGATTTCATGGTCGAGTACGTGTTCCCCGCCGAAGCGGACTACCACCGTTACCGCGAGGAGGCCGGGCCGAAGGACCACACCGTCCCGCCGGTCGTCGAGGACCTCAAGAAGCTGGCCAAGGAACGCGGGCTGTGGAACCTGTTCCTGCCGTCGCTCTCCGGACTGTCCAACCTGGAGTACGCGCAGCTGGCCGAACTGTCCGGGTGGAGCATGGAGATCGCCCCGGAGGTGATCAACTGCGCCGCCCCCGACACCGGCAACATGGAGACTCTGCACCTGTTCGCCACCCAGGAGCAGCGCGCGCAGTGGCTCGAACCGCTGCTCAACGGTGACATCCGCAGTGCATTCGCCATGACCGAACCTGCGGTGGCCTCCAGCGATGCCCGCAACATCGAGACGACGATGCTGCGCGACGGCTCCGACTACGTCATCAACGGCCGCAAGTGGTGGATCACCGGCGCCGCCGATCCGCGCTGCAAGCTCCTGATCGTGATGGGCCGCACCAACCCGGACGCGGCCAGCCATCAGCAGCAGTCGATGATCCTGGTGCCCGCCGACACCCCGGGGATCGACATCCAGCGTTCACTGCCGGTGTTCGGCTGGCAGGACCAGCACGGTCACTGCGAGATCGTGTTCGACAACGTGCGGGTGCCCGTCGAGAATCTGCTCCACGAGGAGGGCAGCGGTTTCGCGATCGCACAGGCCCGGCTGGGCCCGGGTCGCATCCACCACTGCATGCGTGCACTCGGTGCCGCGGAGCGGGCGCTGGCGCTGATGGTCGATCGCGTGCAGAAGCGGGTGGCCTTCGGTAAGCCGTTGGCCGAGCAGGGTGTGGTGCGTGAGGCGATCGCCAAGTCCCGCAACGAGATCGACCAGGCGCGGCTGCTGTGCCACAAGGCGGCGTGGACCATCGACCAGCAGGGCAACAAAGCCGCCCACGTGCTGGTCTCCCAGATCAAGGCCGTCGCGCCCCAGGTGGCGTGCGACGTCATCGACCGCGCGATCCAGGTGCACGGTGGGGCCGGGGTGTCCGACGATTTCCCGCTGGCCCGGCTCTACGCCTGGCACCGCGCGATGCGGTTGTTCGACGGGCCCGACGAGGTGCACATGCGCACGATTGCGCGTGCGGAACTGGGCCGGGAGAAGTCGCCCTTCGTGGCAGCGGTGACCCGCTAG
- a CDS encoding Re/Si-specific NAD(P)(+) transhydrogenase subunit alpha, with translation MLIAIPRESQPGETRVAATPQTVGQIITLGYSVAVESGAGAASSFSDAAYAEAGADIVSSEQIWSADVVLKVNAPNDDEIAAVKDGSTLIGLISPALKPDLVEALSTRPITVLAMDAVPRISRAQSLDVLSSMANIAGYRAVVEAAHAFGRFFTGQVTAAGKVPPAKVLVVGAGVAGLAAIGAAGSLGAIVRATDPRPEVADQVKSLGGEYLAVDPAAAEVSATGYAKEMGDDYKVREAALYAEQCKDVDIIVTTALIPGRPAPRIITADMVASMKPGSVIVDMAAANGGNVEGTVKDQATVTDNGVTIIGYTDLAGRLPATASQLYATNLVNLLKLLTPEKDGQLTLDFQDVVQRSITVVRDGEITWPPPPVQVSAAPAAAAAAPVEAKPAKQPMSMGRRLGVTFAAAAALFVLIALSPAALQVHLTVFALAIVIGYYVIGHVHHALHTPLMSVTNAISGIIVVGALLQIGHGDPAITAIATVAILLASINVFGGFAVTRRMLAMFSRS, from the coding sequence ATGCTCATCGCGATACCACGCGAGTCTCAGCCCGGGGAGACGCGCGTCGCTGCCACACCGCAGACCGTCGGGCAGATCATCACGCTCGGATACTCGGTCGCGGTCGAATCCGGTGCGGGCGCAGCCTCGAGTTTCTCCGACGCCGCCTACGCCGAGGCCGGTGCCGATATCGTGTCGTCGGAACAGATCTGGTCGGCCGATGTGGTGCTGAAGGTCAACGCGCCGAACGACGACGAGATCGCGGCGGTGAAGGACGGCTCGACGCTGATCGGGCTGATCTCCCCCGCGCTGAAACCCGACCTCGTCGAGGCGTTGTCGACCCGCCCGATCACCGTGCTGGCCATGGATGCCGTACCGCGCATCTCCCGCGCCCAGTCGCTGGACGTGCTGTCGTCGATGGCCAACATCGCCGGTTACCGCGCGGTGGTGGAGGCGGCGCATGCCTTCGGCCGGTTCTTCACCGGCCAGGTGACCGCCGCGGGCAAGGTGCCGCCGGCCAAGGTGCTCGTGGTCGGCGCGGGTGTGGCGGGTCTGGCGGCGATCGGCGCCGCGGGCAGCCTCGGCGCGATCGTGCGGGCCACCGATCCACGCCCCGAGGTCGCCGACCAGGTCAAATCCCTCGGCGGTGAGTACCTGGCCGTCGACCCGGCGGCGGCCGAGGTGTCGGCCACGGGCTACGCCAAGGAGATGGGCGACGACTACAAGGTCCGCGAGGCGGCGCTGTACGCCGAGCAGTGCAAGGACGTCGACATCATCGTCACCACCGCGCTGATCCCGGGCCGGCCGGCCCCGCGGATCATCACCGCGGACATGGTGGCCTCGATGAAGCCGGGCAGCGTGATCGTCGACATGGCGGCCGCCAACGGAGGCAACGTCGAGGGCACCGTCAAGGATCAGGCGACCGTCACCGACAACGGGGTGACGATCATCGGGTACACCGACCTGGCCGGGCGGCTGCCCGCGACGGCCTCCCAGCTCTACGCCACCAACCTGGTCAACCTGCTCAAGCTGCTGACACCCGAGAAGGACGGGCAGCTCACGCTCGATTTCCAAGACGTGGTGCAGCGCTCGATCACCGTCGTGCGCGACGGCGAGATCACCTGGCCCCCGCCACCGGTGCAGGTGTCGGCGGCACCGGCCGCTGCAGCGGCCGCACCGGTCGAGGCGAAGCCGGCCAAACAGCCGATGTCGATGGGACGCCGGCTGGGAGTGACCTTCGCCGCGGCGGCCGCCCTGTTCGTCCTGATCGCGCTCTCCCCGGCCGCCCTGCAGGTCCACCTCACGGTGTTCGCCCTGGCCATCGTCATCGGTTACTACGTGATCGGTCACGTGCACCACGCCCTGCACACTCCGCTGATGTCGGTGACCAATGCGATCTCGGGCATCATCGTGGTCGGCGCTCTGCTGCAGATCGGGCACGGCGACCCCGCCATCACCGCGATCGCCACGGTCGCGATCCTGCTCGCCAGCATCAACGTCTTCGGTGGCTTCGCGGTGACGCGCCGCATGCTCGCCATGTTCTCCCGCAGCTAG
- a CDS encoding acyl-CoA dehydrogenase family protein — protein sequence MPVDRLLPSDEARDLIALTREIGDKVLDPIVDAHEKAERYPGGVFAQLGAAGLLSLPQPEEWGGGGQPYEVYLQVLEEIAARWAAVAVAVSVHSLSSHPLLAFGTDEQKQRWLPGMLSGSQIGAYSLSEPQAGSDAAALRCAAQPSDDGYVITGEKSWITHGGLADFYTLFARTGEGSRGISCFLIPGDQPGLSFGKPEEKMGLHAVPTTSAYYDRAPVDADRRIGADGQGLQIAFSALDSGRLGIAAVAVGLAQAALDEATAYANERTTFGRKIIDHQGLGFLLADMAAAVVSARATYLDAACRRDRGLPYSTQASVAKLIATDAAMKVTTDAVQVLGGVGYTRDFRVERYMREAKITQIFEGTNQIQRLVISRSLTAR from the coding sequence ATGCCGGTTGATCGTCTGCTGCCCTCCGACGAGGCGCGTGACCTGATCGCGCTGACCCGCGAGATCGGCGACAAGGTGCTCGACCCGATCGTCGATGCGCACGAGAAGGCGGAGCGCTACCCCGGCGGCGTGTTCGCCCAACTCGGTGCGGCGGGGTTGCTGAGCCTGCCGCAGCCCGAGGAGTGGGGTGGCGGCGGTCAGCCCTACGAGGTGTACCTGCAGGTGCTCGAGGAGATCGCGGCGCGGTGGGCCGCCGTCGCCGTGGCCGTGAGCGTGCACAGCCTGTCGTCGCACCCGCTGCTGGCCTTCGGCACCGACGAGCAGAAGCAGCGGTGGCTACCCGGCATGCTGTCGGGCTCGCAGATCGGCGCCTACAGCCTGTCGGAGCCCCAGGCGGGCTCGGATGCGGCGGCATTGCGTTGTGCCGCACAGCCTTCCGACGACGGCTACGTCATCACCGGCGAGAAGTCGTGGATCACCCACGGCGGCCTCGCCGACTTCTACACTCTGTTCGCGCGCACGGGCGAGGGGTCTCGCGGCATCAGCTGTTTCCTGATCCCCGGCGACCAACCGGGGCTGTCGTTCGGTAAGCCGGAGGAGAAGATGGGCCTGCACGCCGTGCCGACGACGTCGGCGTACTATGACCGCGCGCCCGTCGACGCCGACCGGCGCATCGGCGCCGACGGCCAGGGTCTGCAGATCGCGTTCTCCGCCCTGGACTCCGGGCGTCTCGGCATCGCGGCGGTGGCCGTCGGTCTGGCGCAGGCCGCACTCGACGAGGCCACGGCGTACGCCAACGAGCGAACGACGTTCGGCCGCAAGATCATCGACCACCAGGGGCTGGGGTTCCTGCTGGCCGATATGGCGGCCGCGGTGGTCAGCGCCCGCGCCACGTATCTGGACGCCGCGTGTCGACGTGATCGAGGCCTGCCGTATTCGACGCAGGCCAGCGTGGCGAAGCTGATCGCCACCGACGCGGCCATGAAGGTGACGACCGATGCGGTGCAGGTGTTGGGCGGCGTCGGGTACACCCGCGACTTCCGCGTCGAGCGCTACATGCGGGAGGCGAAGATCACCCAGATCTTCGAGGGCACCAATCAGATTCAGCGGCTGGTCATCTCGCGGTCGTTGACGGCCCGCTGA